From a single Glycine soja cultivar W05 chromosome 19, ASM419377v2, whole genome shotgun sequence genomic region:
- the LOC114399708 gene encoding CSC1-like protein At4g02900 isoform X3 produces the protein MATIGDICVSASINLLSALAFLLAFGILRLQPFNDRVYFPKWYLKGIRGSPTGSNAVKKFVNLDFATYIRFLNWMPAALHIQEPELIDHAGLDSTVYIRIYLLGVKIFAPITLLAFMVLVPVNWFGKTLEAPGAKDLTFSSIDKISISNIPFGSDRFWAHIVMSYVFSSWTCYSLYKEYGIIAEMRLRFLAAERRRPDQFTVLVRNVPTDPDESVSEHIEHFFCVNHPDHYLMHQVVYNANKLASIAAKKKKLINWHVYYQNKYERNPSKRPTIRTGFLGFLGNKVDAIDHYTAIIDNLSKQVTQERENIINNPTAVIPAAFVSFKTRWAAAVCAQTQQTSNPTIWLTEWAPEPRDVFWENLAIPYFDLNMRRLLMTVSLFFLTFCFMIPIALVQSLANIEAIEKVLPFLKPIIEKSSIKSVIQGFLPGLALKIFLIMLPKILMTMSKMEGFTSLSGLDRRSASKYYLFVLVNVFLGSVITGTAFQQLQQFISQPSTEFTKTVGSTIPMKATFFITYIMIDGWAGIAAEILRLSPLITFHMKNTFLVKTEQDRQNAMDPGSLEFATSEPRIQLYFMLGHVYAPVTPFLLPFIVVFFAFAYMIFRHQQYESGGAFWPDVHGRVVMGLIISQILLMGLLTTRGTDKSTLVLIAQPILTFWFHRYCKGRFESAFVKFPLEEAMVKDTLERAVEPNLNLRIYLQDAYVHPVFKGDDFEKPAIIDDEEGNPLIQTTRASRQDSRPESDSETGSC, from the exons atggcGACTATTGGAGATATTTGTGTTTCGGCATCCATCAATCTGTTGTCTGCGTTGGCATTCCTGTTGGCATTTGGAATATTGCGACTTCAGCCCTTTAACGATAGGGTCTACTTCCCAAAATGGTATCTGAAGGGGATAAGAGGCAGTCCAACAGGATCCAATGCAGTAAAGAAATTTGTTAATTTGGACTTTGCAACCTACATCAGGTTTCTGAATTGGATGCCTGCAGCATTGCATATTCAAGAACCCGAGCTTATTGATCATGCAGGGCTTGACTCAACCGTTTATATTCGGATTTATCTTCTTGG GGTCAAAATATTTGCTCCAATCACCTTACTTGCTTTTATGGTTTTGGTTCCTGTTAACTGGTTCGGGAAAACATTGGAAGCACCGGGAGCTAAGGATTTGACATTCAGCAGTATTGACAAGATTTCGATATCAAACATTCCATTTGGATCAGATAG GTTTTGGGCGCATATTGTAATGTCATATGTCTTCTCATCTTGGACATGCTACAGTCTTTATAAGGAATACGGGATTATAGCAGAAATGAGATTGCGATTTTTGGCAGCTGAACGTCGTCGTCCGGACCAGTTCACT GTCCTGGTAAGGAATGTTCCCACAGATCCCGATGAATCAGTCAGTGAGCACATCGAACATTTTTTTTGCGTCAACCATCCTGATCACTATCTGATGCATCAG GTTGTTTATAATGCGAACAAGCTTGCATCCATAGctgcaaagaagaagaaattaataaaCTGGCATGTTTACTACCAAAACAAATACGAAAGAAATCCTTCCAAGAGGCCAACTATTCGG ACAGGTTTCCTGGGTTTCTTGGGGAATAAAGTTGATGCTATTGATCATTATACTgcaataattgataatttgagCAAACAAGTAA CccaagaaagagaaaatattataaacaatcCGACTGCTGTTATTCCTGCAGCTTTTGTTTCATTCAAAACACGATGGGCGGCAGCTGTGTGTGCTCAAACTCAACAAACTAGTAATCCTACTATTTGGCTCACAGAATGGGCTCCTGAGCCTCGGGATGTCTTTTGGGAAAATCTTGCCATTCCATATTTTGACCTCAACATGCGAAGATTGCTCATGacagtttctttatttttcctaaCCTTCTGCTTTATGATACCAATAGCATTGGTCCAATCTCTGGCCAACATTGAGGCAATTGAGAAAGTCCTTCCTTTCTTGAAGCCAATAATTGAAAA GTCATCTATCAAGTCTGTTATTCAAGGCTTTCTGCCAGGGCTAGCATTAAAGATATTTCTTATAATGCTTCCAAAGATTCTTATGACGATGTCCAAAATGGAAGGTTTTACTTCGCTTTCAGGTTTGGATCGGAGGTCAGCTTCCAAATATTACTTGTTTGTTCTCGTCAATGTGTTCCTTGGGAGTGTTATAACAGGAACAGCATTTCAGCAACTTCAGCAGTTTATTAGTCAGCCCTCAACAGA GTTCACAAAAACTGTTGGCAGTACAATCCCCATGAAAGCCACATTCTTCATCACATACATAATGATCGACGGTTGGGCTGGAATAGCTGCAGAGATCCTTAGGTTATCTCCGTTGATTACGTTCCACATGAAAAACACATTCTTGGTGAAGACAGAACAAGACAGACAGAATGCTATGGATCCTGGTAGCTTGGAATTTGCCACATCTGAACCTCGCATCCAGTTATATTTCATGTTGGGGCATGTGTATGCTCCAGTCACACCTTTTCTTCTCCCCTTCATTGTAGTCTTCTTTGCTTTTGCCTACATGATCTTTAGGCACCAG CAATACGAGAGTGGAGGAGCGTTTTGGCCAGATGTCCACGGTCGAGTAGTTATGGGCTTGATTATATCTCAAATTCTTCTTATGGGATTGTTAACTACAAGAGGTACAGATAAGTCGACTCTAGTGCTTATTGCACAACCCATCTTGACATTCTGGTTCCACAGATATTGCAAAGGTCGCTTCGAATCTGCATTTGTAAAATTTCCACTAGAG GAAGCCATGGTGAAGGATACACTTGAGCGGGCTGTGGAGCCAAACTTAAACCTGAGAATTTATCTTCAGGATGCTTACGTGCACCCAGTTTTTAAGGGCGATGATTTTGAAAAACCAGCAATCATTGATGATGAAGAGGGCAATCCGCTTATTCAGACAACGAGAGCCTCTCGTCAGGATAGCAGGCCAGAATCTGATAGTGAAACCGGCAGTTGCTAA
- the LOC114399708 gene encoding CSC1-like protein At4g02900 isoform X1 produces the protein MATIGDICVSASINLLSALAFLLAFGILRLQPFNDRVYFPKWYLKGIRGSPTGSNAVKKFVNLDFATYIRFLNWMPAALHIQEPELIDHAGLDSTVYIRIYLLGVKIFAPITLLAFMVLVPVNWFGKTLEAPGAKDLTFSSIDKISISNIPFGSDRFWAHIVMSYVFSSWTCYSLYKEYGIIAEMRLRFLAAERRRPDQFTVLVRNVPTDPDESVSEHIEHFFCVNHPDHYLMHQVVYNANKLASIAAKKKKLINWHVYYQNKYERNPSKRPTIRTGFLGFLGNKVDAIDHYTAIIDNLSKQEAQERENIINNPTAVIPAAFVSFKTRWAAAVCAQTQQTSNPTIWLTEWAPEPRDVFWENLAIPYFDLNMRRLLMTVSLFFLTFCFMIPIALVQSLANIEAIEKVLPFLKPIIEKSSIKSVIQGFLPGLALKIFLIMLPKILMTMSKMEGFTSLSGLDRRSASKYYLFVLVNVFLGSVITGTAFQQLQQFISQPSTEFTKTVGSTIPMKATFFITYIMIDGWAGIAAEILRLSPLITFHMKNTFLVKTEQDRQNAMDPGSLEFATSEPRIQLYFMLGHVYAPVTPFLLPFIVVFFAFAYMIFRHQIINVYAQQYESGGAFWPDVHGRVVMGLIISQILLMGLLTTRGTDKSTLVLIAQPILTFWFHRYCKGRFESAFVKFPLEEAMVKDTLERAVEPNLNLRIYLQDAYVHPVFKGDDFEKPAIIDDEEGNPLIQTTRASRQDSRPESDSETGSC, from the exons atggcGACTATTGGAGATATTTGTGTTTCGGCATCCATCAATCTGTTGTCTGCGTTGGCATTCCTGTTGGCATTTGGAATATTGCGACTTCAGCCCTTTAACGATAGGGTCTACTTCCCAAAATGGTATCTGAAGGGGATAAGAGGCAGTCCAACAGGATCCAATGCAGTAAAGAAATTTGTTAATTTGGACTTTGCAACCTACATCAGGTTTCTGAATTGGATGCCTGCAGCATTGCATATTCAAGAACCCGAGCTTATTGATCATGCAGGGCTTGACTCAACCGTTTATATTCGGATTTATCTTCTTGG GGTCAAAATATTTGCTCCAATCACCTTACTTGCTTTTATGGTTTTGGTTCCTGTTAACTGGTTCGGGAAAACATTGGAAGCACCGGGAGCTAAGGATTTGACATTCAGCAGTATTGACAAGATTTCGATATCAAACATTCCATTTGGATCAGATAG GTTTTGGGCGCATATTGTAATGTCATATGTCTTCTCATCTTGGACATGCTACAGTCTTTATAAGGAATACGGGATTATAGCAGAAATGAGATTGCGATTTTTGGCAGCTGAACGTCGTCGTCCGGACCAGTTCACT GTCCTGGTAAGGAATGTTCCCACAGATCCCGATGAATCAGTCAGTGAGCACATCGAACATTTTTTTTGCGTCAACCATCCTGATCACTATCTGATGCATCAG GTTGTTTATAATGCGAACAAGCTTGCATCCATAGctgcaaagaagaagaaattaataaaCTGGCATGTTTACTACCAAAACAAATACGAAAGAAATCCTTCCAAGAGGCCAACTATTCGG ACAGGTTTCCTGGGTTTCTTGGGGAATAAAGTTGATGCTATTGATCATTATACTgcaataattgataatttgagCAAACAA GAAGCccaagaaagagaaaatattataaacaatcCGACTGCTGTTATTCCTGCAGCTTTTGTTTCATTCAAAACACGATGGGCGGCAGCTGTGTGTGCTCAAACTCAACAAACTAGTAATCCTACTATTTGGCTCACAGAATGGGCTCCTGAGCCTCGGGATGTCTTTTGGGAAAATCTTGCCATTCCATATTTTGACCTCAACATGCGAAGATTGCTCATGacagtttctttatttttcctaaCCTTCTGCTTTATGATACCAATAGCATTGGTCCAATCTCTGGCCAACATTGAGGCAATTGAGAAAGTCCTTCCTTTCTTGAAGCCAATAATTGAAAA GTCATCTATCAAGTCTGTTATTCAAGGCTTTCTGCCAGGGCTAGCATTAAAGATATTTCTTATAATGCTTCCAAAGATTCTTATGACGATGTCCAAAATGGAAGGTTTTACTTCGCTTTCAGGTTTGGATCGGAGGTCAGCTTCCAAATATTACTTGTTTGTTCTCGTCAATGTGTTCCTTGGGAGTGTTATAACAGGAACAGCATTTCAGCAACTTCAGCAGTTTATTAGTCAGCCCTCAACAGA GTTCACAAAAACTGTTGGCAGTACAATCCCCATGAAAGCCACATTCTTCATCACATACATAATGATCGACGGTTGGGCTGGAATAGCTGCAGAGATCCTTAGGTTATCTCCGTTGATTACGTTCCACATGAAAAACACATTCTTGGTGAAGACAGAACAAGACAGACAGAATGCTATGGATCCTGGTAGCTTGGAATTTGCCACATCTGAACCTCGCATCCAGTTATATTTCATGTTGGGGCATGTGTATGCTCCAGTCACACCTTTTCTTCTCCCCTTCATTGTAGTCTTCTTTGCTTTTGCCTACATGATCTTTAGGCACCAG ATAATCAATGTGTATGCCCAGCAATACGAGAGTGGAGGAGCGTTTTGGCCAGATGTCCACGGTCGAGTAGTTATGGGCTTGATTATATCTCAAATTCTTCTTATGGGATTGTTAACTACAAGAGGTACAGATAAGTCGACTCTAGTGCTTATTGCACAACCCATCTTGACATTCTGGTTCCACAGATATTGCAAAGGTCGCTTCGAATCTGCATTTGTAAAATTTCCACTAGAG GAAGCCATGGTGAAGGATACACTTGAGCGGGCTGTGGAGCCAAACTTAAACCTGAGAATTTATCTTCAGGATGCTTACGTGCACCCAGTTTTTAAGGGCGATGATTTTGAAAAACCAGCAATCATTGATGATGAAGAGGGCAATCCGCTTATTCAGACAACGAGAGCCTCTCGTCAGGATAGCAGGCCAGAATCTGATAGTGAAACCGGCAGTTGCTAA
- the LOC114399708 gene encoding CSC1-like protein At4g02900 isoform X2: protein MATIGDICVSASINLLSALAFLLAFGILRLQPFNDRVYFPKWYLKGIRGSPTGSNAVKKFVNLDFATYIRFLNWMPAALHIQEPELIDHAGLDSTVYIRIYLLGVKIFAPITLLAFMVLVPVNWFGKTLEAPGAKDLTFSSIDKISISNIPFGSDRFWAHIVMSYVFSSWTCYSLYKEYGIIAEMRLRFLAAERRRPDQFTVLVRNVPTDPDESVSEHIEHFFCVNHPDHYLMHQVVYNANKLASIAAKKKKLINWHVYYQNKYERNPSKRPTIRTGFLGFLGNKVDAIDHYTAIIDNLSKQVTQERENIINNPTAVIPAAFVSFKTRWAAAVCAQTQQTSNPTIWLTEWAPEPRDVFWENLAIPYFDLNMRRLLMTVSLFFLTFCFMIPIALVQSLANIEAIEKVLPFLKPIIEKSSIKSVIQGFLPGLALKIFLIMLPKILMTMSKMEGFTSLSGLDRRSASKYYLFVLVNVFLGSVITGTAFQQLQQFISQPSTEFTKTVGSTIPMKATFFITYIMIDGWAGIAAEILRLSPLITFHMKNTFLVKTEQDRQNAMDPGSLEFATSEPRIQLYFMLGHVYAPVTPFLLPFIVVFFAFAYMIFRHQIINVYAQQYESGGAFWPDVHGRVVMGLIISQILLMGLLTTRGTDKSTLVLIAQPILTFWFHRYCKGRFESAFVKFPLEEAMVKDTLERAVEPNLNLRIYLQDAYVHPVFKGDDFEKPAIIDDEEGNPLIQTTRASRQDSRPESDSETGSC from the exons atggcGACTATTGGAGATATTTGTGTTTCGGCATCCATCAATCTGTTGTCTGCGTTGGCATTCCTGTTGGCATTTGGAATATTGCGACTTCAGCCCTTTAACGATAGGGTCTACTTCCCAAAATGGTATCTGAAGGGGATAAGAGGCAGTCCAACAGGATCCAATGCAGTAAAGAAATTTGTTAATTTGGACTTTGCAACCTACATCAGGTTTCTGAATTGGATGCCTGCAGCATTGCATATTCAAGAACCCGAGCTTATTGATCATGCAGGGCTTGACTCAACCGTTTATATTCGGATTTATCTTCTTGG GGTCAAAATATTTGCTCCAATCACCTTACTTGCTTTTATGGTTTTGGTTCCTGTTAACTGGTTCGGGAAAACATTGGAAGCACCGGGAGCTAAGGATTTGACATTCAGCAGTATTGACAAGATTTCGATATCAAACATTCCATTTGGATCAGATAG GTTTTGGGCGCATATTGTAATGTCATATGTCTTCTCATCTTGGACATGCTACAGTCTTTATAAGGAATACGGGATTATAGCAGAAATGAGATTGCGATTTTTGGCAGCTGAACGTCGTCGTCCGGACCAGTTCACT GTCCTGGTAAGGAATGTTCCCACAGATCCCGATGAATCAGTCAGTGAGCACATCGAACATTTTTTTTGCGTCAACCATCCTGATCACTATCTGATGCATCAG GTTGTTTATAATGCGAACAAGCTTGCATCCATAGctgcaaagaagaagaaattaataaaCTGGCATGTTTACTACCAAAACAAATACGAAAGAAATCCTTCCAAGAGGCCAACTATTCGG ACAGGTTTCCTGGGTTTCTTGGGGAATAAAGTTGATGCTATTGATCATTATACTgcaataattgataatttgagCAAACAAGTAA CccaagaaagagaaaatattataaacaatcCGACTGCTGTTATTCCTGCAGCTTTTGTTTCATTCAAAACACGATGGGCGGCAGCTGTGTGTGCTCAAACTCAACAAACTAGTAATCCTACTATTTGGCTCACAGAATGGGCTCCTGAGCCTCGGGATGTCTTTTGGGAAAATCTTGCCATTCCATATTTTGACCTCAACATGCGAAGATTGCTCATGacagtttctttatttttcctaaCCTTCTGCTTTATGATACCAATAGCATTGGTCCAATCTCTGGCCAACATTGAGGCAATTGAGAAAGTCCTTCCTTTCTTGAAGCCAATAATTGAAAA GTCATCTATCAAGTCTGTTATTCAAGGCTTTCTGCCAGGGCTAGCATTAAAGATATTTCTTATAATGCTTCCAAAGATTCTTATGACGATGTCCAAAATGGAAGGTTTTACTTCGCTTTCAGGTTTGGATCGGAGGTCAGCTTCCAAATATTACTTGTTTGTTCTCGTCAATGTGTTCCTTGGGAGTGTTATAACAGGAACAGCATTTCAGCAACTTCAGCAGTTTATTAGTCAGCCCTCAACAGA GTTCACAAAAACTGTTGGCAGTACAATCCCCATGAAAGCCACATTCTTCATCACATACATAATGATCGACGGTTGGGCTGGAATAGCTGCAGAGATCCTTAGGTTATCTCCGTTGATTACGTTCCACATGAAAAACACATTCTTGGTGAAGACAGAACAAGACAGACAGAATGCTATGGATCCTGGTAGCTTGGAATTTGCCACATCTGAACCTCGCATCCAGTTATATTTCATGTTGGGGCATGTGTATGCTCCAGTCACACCTTTTCTTCTCCCCTTCATTGTAGTCTTCTTTGCTTTTGCCTACATGATCTTTAGGCACCAG ATAATCAATGTGTATGCCCAGCAATACGAGAGTGGAGGAGCGTTTTGGCCAGATGTCCACGGTCGAGTAGTTATGGGCTTGATTATATCTCAAATTCTTCTTATGGGATTGTTAACTACAAGAGGTACAGATAAGTCGACTCTAGTGCTTATTGCACAACCCATCTTGACATTCTGGTTCCACAGATATTGCAAAGGTCGCTTCGAATCTGCATTTGTAAAATTTCCACTAGAG GAAGCCATGGTGAAGGATACACTTGAGCGGGCTGTGGAGCCAAACTTAAACCTGAGAATTTATCTTCAGGATGCTTACGTGCACCCAGTTTTTAAGGGCGATGATTTTGAAAAACCAGCAATCATTGATGATGAAGAGGGCAATCCGCTTATTCAGACAACGAGAGCCTCTCGTCAGGATAGCAGGCCAGAATCTGATAGTGAAACCGGCAGTTGCTAA